One Armatimonadota bacterium DNA segment encodes these proteins:
- the rpoD gene encoding RNA polymerase sigma factor RpoD, protein MAEVDLRETEEVQRLLEQGRKRGGVLTYAEINDTLTDDVDPDHIDLILQAVADEGIQVIERVQDIPSPEEPPSRSRETTREDEPSEGIPPDDSVRMYLREIGRVPLLSSKEEIALAKKLECATLLGRAQRVWDYTVQHLGRETKLREIYGAIAQVTDRAMRQRVELLEEALKRLGARQAAEEPTPEQALDAFKAMLQQRLRDIGARQAVLLREYARSEDGGGRLTRAEVQRGLTESRKRRVTYEKILRELTLKKVRDALFARKVWDEFRVGARTEDEVGRDELDPHRYDMEVILGKSERHLRKALRVIGGRRRLRRQLGAEPTVELVAEAADACANEVVSMSAWAGAIMTEGEAAKQRLIEANRRLVVSIAKKYSGRGMSFLDLIQEGNIGLIRAVEKFDYRKRFKFSTYATWWIRQAITRAIADQGRTIRIPVHMVETINKLIKVSRQLLQELGREPTLEEIAEHMEGPFATRGDKEKAVMRVGDIIRIAPEPLSLETPIGEEENSHLGDFIEDSDAVSPDDAASTLVLREQIDDVLNDLTERERDVIRLRFGLDDGYARTLEEVGQHFKVTRERIRQIEAKALKKLKQPGRSKKLKDYLQ, encoded by the coding sequence ATGGCTGAAGTGGACCTGCGAGAAACGGAAGAGGTCCAGAGACTGCTGGAGCAGGGCCGCAAGCGCGGCGGCGTGCTCACCTATGCAGAAATCAACGACACGCTGACCGACGACGTGGATCCCGACCACATAGACTTGATCCTGCAGGCGGTGGCCGACGAGGGCATCCAGGTCATCGAGCGGGTGCAAGACATCCCCTCACCCGAGGAGCCTCCATCGCGGAGTCGCGAGACCACGCGCGAGGACGAGCCGTCCGAGGGCATACCGCCGGACGACTCGGTGCGCATGTACCTGCGCGAGATCGGGCGGGTGCCCCTGCTGTCGTCGAAGGAAGAGATCGCGCTCGCCAAGAAACTAGAATGCGCGACCCTGCTGGGACGGGCGCAGCGCGTCTGGGACTACACCGTCCAGCACCTGGGCAGAGAAACCAAGCTGCGGGAGATCTATGGCGCCATCGCCCAGGTCACGGACCGGGCCATGCGCCAGCGGGTGGAGCTGTTGGAGGAGGCGCTCAAGCGTCTCGGTGCGCGCCAGGCGGCGGAGGAGCCGACGCCGGAACAGGCGCTCGACGCGTTCAAGGCGATGCTGCAGCAGCGGCTGCGCGACATCGGCGCCCGGCAGGCGGTGCTGCTGCGCGAGTACGCGCGCAGCGAGGATGGCGGCGGGCGCCTGACCCGTGCGGAAGTCCAGCGCGGACTCACCGAGAGCCGCAAGCGGCGCGTCACCTACGAGAAGATTCTGCGCGAGCTCACCCTCAAGAAGGTGCGCGATGCGCTGTTTGCCCGCAAGGTATGGGACGAGTTCCGCGTGGGGGCGCGCACCGAGGACGAAGTGGGCAGGGATGAGCTCGACCCCCATCGCTACGACATGGAGGTCATCCTCGGCAAGTCGGAACGCCACCTGCGCAAGGCGCTGCGCGTGATCGGCGGGCGGCGTCGGCTGCGCCGCCAGCTCGGCGCCGAACCCACCGTCGAACTCGTGGCCGAGGCCGCCGACGCCTGCGCGAACGAAGTCGTTTCCATGTCGGCGTGGGCGGGCGCCATCATGACCGAGGGCGAAGCCGCCAAGCAGCGCCTGATCGAGGCCAACCGCCGCCTGGTGGTCAGCATCGCCAAGAAGTACAGCGGCCGCGGCATGTCCTTCCTCGATCTCATCCAGGAGGGCAACATCGGCCTCATCCGCGCGGTCGAGAAGTTCGACTACCGCAAGCGCTTCAAGTTCTCGACCTACGCCACCTGGTGGATTCGCCAGGCTATCACCCGCGCCATCGCCGACCAGGGGCGCACCATCCGCATCCCGGTGCACATGGTCGAGACCATCAACAAGCTCATCAAGGTCTCCCGCCAGTTGCTCCAGGAGCTCGGTCGCGAGCCCACCCTGGAGGAGATCGCCGAGCACATGGAGGGGCCCTTCGCCACCCGCGGGGACAAGGAGAAAGCGGTCATGCGCGTGGGCGACATCATCCGCATCGCCCCCGAGCCGCTGTCCCTGGAAACCCCCATCGGCGAGGAAGAGAACAGTCACCTCGGGGACTTCATCGAGGACTCCGACGCCGTCTCCCCCGACGACGCCGCCAGCACCCTGGTGCTGCGCGAGCAGATTGACGACGTCCTCAACGACCTCACCGAGCGCGAGCGCGACGTCATCCGCTTGCGCTTCGGCCTCGACGACGGCTACGCCCGCACCCTCGAAGAGGTGGGGCAGCACTTCAAGGTCACCCGCGAGCGCATCCGCCAGATCGAGGCCAAGGCCCTCAAGAAGCTCAAGCAGCCCGGACGCAGCAAGAAGCTCAAGGACTACCTGCAATAG